The DNA sequence CGACGTGAACGGCTCCTTTGAAGAGCTCTTTGACCGGGTGAGGGGCAAGCTGTGGGACTGCGACCTGGAGGCCACCAGGAATTATTACCGCAAGCAGCTCGTCTCCTTTGACAGGAGCGGCTCTCTGGGCTACGACTCCTTTGACAACTACCTGAGATACAGGTATTACGACTACTGGCTGGAGGACAGATACGCGGAGCCCAAATACCGCACCGAAGCCGCTCCGGCGAACTATCAGGAGTTTATGGCGGGAGACGTGCAGCACGACGCCTGCTATTCCCATACGGTGTGTCACGACGCCTGCCACAGCGCCTGTCACGACGCCTGTCACAGCGCCTGCCACAGCGCCTGTCACAGCGCCTGCCACAGCGCCTGCGTATCGGGCAGCAGCCGATGACCCTGGAGGAGCTCGGCTGGGCGGACGTGCTGGTCCGGAATCTCAGAGGACATATAGCGGTCAGAAAAAGGGACCGGCTGCTGATCATCATTCCCAACAAGGCCTACAAGCTGAACGACACGGGCCTCATACTGCTGGGGGAAATGCTGGAGGGCAAGCCCATAGTCCGGGTCCTGACGGAAAGGTTTGGCTCGGAGGAGATAGACCCGGAGGTCATAGAGCAGGTGCACAGCTTTTTCTGCGACCTGCGGGCTCTGGTGTCCGGCTGCGACTGCGCCCTGGACAAAAGGCGGGCGGTGCAGCTGGTGCCCTTTGAAAGGCCCTACAACACCCTGCCCGTCATGTCGGAGGTGGCTCTCACCTACAGGTGCAATCTGGCCTGCCGTTTTTGCTACGCCGGCTGCGCCTGCTCCAAAAAGGACCACTCCCCGGAGATGTCCTTTGAGGAGGTCAGGAGGGTCCTGGATATCATCCGCAAAGAGGCGGAGGTGCCCTCCGTCAGCTGGACCGGCGGCGAGCCCCTGCTGAGAAAGGATATAGTCCCTCTGACGGAATACGCCGCCAAGGAGCTGGGCATGAGGGTGAACCTCATCTCCAACGGCAATCTCCTGACGCCGGAGCTGGCGGACGGGCTGAAGGAGGCGGGGCTTGCCAGCGCCCAGATCAGTCTGGAGGGAGGCTCCCCGGAGGTCCACGACGCTCTGACCCAGGTCAAAGGCTCCTTTGAGAGGACCATAGCGGCAGTGGGGCTCCTGCGGGAGAGGGATATCTTCGTCCACACCAACACCACCCTCTGCAGCCTGAACAGGGAGCATCTGGAGGAGCTGGTGGAACGGGTGGCCTCTCTGGGCACCGGGCGCTTTTCCATGAATCTCATCATCCCCACCGGCAGCGCCGTCAGGGAGCTGGTGGTCAGGTACAGGGAGGCGGGGGACATAGTCCGCCGGGTGGACGCCATGGCCGCCCGGAAGGGGCTCGTTTTCATGTGGTATTCCCCCACGCCCTACTGTATGTTCAATCCGGTGACGCAGAACATGGGGGGCAAGAGCTGCGCCGCCTGCGACGGCCTGCTGTCCGTGTCGCCCTCCGGAGACGTGCTGCCCTGCTCCAGCCTGCCCAAAAGCGTGGGCAATCTGCTGCGGGAGCCCTTTGAACGGGTCTGGTTCGGCAAAAAGGCGGAATACTGGAAGCAAAAGAAATACGCTCACAGGCTGTGCAAGAAATGCGATATGTTCAACGTGTGCACCGGGGCCTGTCCCATATACTGGTCCG is a window from the Abditibacteriota bacterium genome containing:
- a CDS encoding radical SAM protein; its protein translation is MTLEELGWADVLVRNLRGHIAVRKRDRLLIIIPNKAYKLNDTGLILLGEMLEGKPIVRVLTERFGSEEIDPEVIEQVHSFFCDLRALVSGCDCALDKRRAVQLVPFERPYNTLPVMSEVALTYRCNLACRFCYAGCACSKKDHSPEMSFEEVRRVLDIIRKEAEVPSVSWTGGEPLLRKDIVPLTEYAAKELGMRVNLISNGNLLTPELADGLKEAGLASAQISLEGGSPEVHDALTQVKGSFERTIAAVGLLRERDIFVHTNTTLCSLNREHLEELVERVASLGTGRFSMNLIIPTGSAVRELVVRYREAGDIVRRVDAMAARKGLVFMWYSPTPYCMFNPVTQNMGGKSCAACDGLLSVSPSGDVLPCSSLPKSVGNLLREPFERVWFGKKAEYWKQKKYAHRLCKKCDMFNVCTGACPIYWSAMGYGELKEVFDGKKR